A region of Deltaproteobacteria bacterium DNA encodes the following proteins:
- a CDS encoding type II toxin-antitoxin system MqsA family antitoxin: MLPFDKCPVCGGELKDKVVEKILHGGNHTVVLQVHAEVCLHCGERLYAEETVRLFEKIRNKLKRQDLSGLDPQGQAFTVDKEWLNKQMRSTG, from the coding sequence ATGTTGCCATTTGATAAATGTCCGGTTTGTGGAGGTGAGCTAAAAGATAAGGTAGTAGAAAAGATTTTGCATGGAGGAAATCATACTGTTGTATTACAAGTTCATGCTGAAGTATGCCTGCATTGCGGAGAGCGATTATATGCTGAGGAGACCGTAAGGTTATTTGAAAAAATTAGGAATAAATTGAAACGACAAGATCTTTCCGGTCTTGATCCCCAAGGTCAGGCATTTACGGTAGACAAGGAATGGCTTAACAAGCAAATGCGGTCGACCGGCTAA